In Thiospirochaeta perfilievii, a single window of DNA contains:
- a CDS encoding 3-isopropylmalate dehydratase small subunit, translating to MKNFKGKVLFLDRSDINTDEIIPARYLTEVTKIALKPYLLEDLEMEGFNVTTDIEPNSIIVTRDNFGCGSSREHAPWALEMNDINVVIAEGFARIFRQNMYNCGMLAITLDKKSIDKIFEEFSGLDTIIGVDIEKNLIIVSSSDKKSEFTFSISDFDKDLVRAGGWLSYADSKY from the coding sequence AAATTTTAAAGGGAAAGTCCTATTTCTAGATAGATCTGATATTAATACTGATGAGATAATACCTGCAAGATATTTAACTGAAGTTACAAAAATAGCTTTAAAACCCTACTTATTAGAGGATCTAGAAATGGAAGGGTTTAATGTAACTACAGATATTGAGCCAAACTCAATTATTGTAACAAGGGATAATTTTGGTTGTGGATCCTCAAGGGAACATGCACCTTGGGCTTTAGAGATGAACGATATCAATGTTGTTATAGCCGAGGGTTTTGCAAGAATATTTAGACAAAACATGTACAACTGTGGGATGTTAGCAATAACCCTGGATAAGAAGAGTATAGATAAAATATTTGAGGAATTCTCCGGTTTAGATACAATTATTGGTGTAGATATCGAGAAAAACCTAATAATAGTATCCTCTAGTGATAAAAAAAGTGAGTTTACATTTAGTATATCTGACTTTGATAAAGATCTAGTTAGAGCTGGAGGCTGGTTAAGCTATGCTGATAGTAAATATTGA